Proteins co-encoded in one Campylobacter concisus genomic window:
- a CDS encoding ABC transporter ATP-binding protein, with the protein MIEIRNLKFGYKDKNILNGISFSIKKGDTLSILGANGSGKSTLLRIMLGFLKFEGTVNICGKSVRGYEKKELARLIAYVPQTHAPSYEYSVFDIVLMGALCRTSLFSNFSLADKKLAEYALERMGILELKDELYTRISGGQRQLAYIARTLVQGAKVIFMDEPTTGLDFGNQIKLLEMIKTLKDEGYTFVQTTHYPRHAKFVSNLVLFLKDGKILDFGKCDELINPSNIDKIYGIDYQKYEDKL; encoded by the coding sequence ATGATAGAAATCAGAAATCTAAAATTCGGATACAAAGATAAGAATATACTAAACGGCATAAGTTTTAGTATCAAAAAAGGCGATACGCTTAGTATTCTGGGCGCAAACGGTAGCGGTAAAAGCACCCTCCTGCGCATTATGCTTGGATTTTTAAAATTCGAGGGTACGGTAAATATATGCGGTAAAAGCGTAAGGGGTTACGAAAAAAAAGAACTTGCAAGGCTTATAGCCTACGTTCCTCAAACGCATGCCCCGTCATATGAATATAGCGTATTTGACATAGTATTAATGGGCGCATTGTGCAGAACGTCTTTATTTTCTAACTTTAGCCTTGCCGACAAAAAGCTTGCCGAGTATGCATTGGAAAGAATGGGTATTTTAGAGCTAAAAGATGAACTTTATACTAGAATAAGCGGCGGACAAAGGCAGCTGGCATATATCGCTAGAACCTTAGTACAAGGCGCCAAAGTTATTTTTATGGACGAACCTACGACCGGGCTTGACTTCGGCAATCAAATCAAACTACTTGAAATGATAAAGACGCTAAAAGACGAGGGGTATACTTTCGTACAAACCACTCATTACCCTCGTCACGCTAAATTTGTTTCAAATCTAGTATTGTTTTTAAAAGACGGCAAGATACTAGATTTTGGAAAGTGCGATGAATTGATAAATCCATCAAATATAGATAAGATTTACGGAATAGATTATCAAAAATATGAGGACAAATTATGA
- a CDS encoding class I SAM-dependent methyltransferase, whose amino-acid sequence MILPSNYDRLDFNKLYKEQRTNSSFIRKSVAKWDVKAASFSESVLKSDYVKDFISRVDFDGARTLLDFACGAGALSIAAANKVDKIYGYDFSSKMLEFAEQNSRDFNCKNIEFAQKAFEDDFSDIPECDITFASRCLDVDDLKQALEKLLSKTKKALYITFKVGSFINEDVLNALGSNIEKRPDFIYLINILFQMGYLPKLEYIQTSCGDGIPETIDDLVKKIQWGLSRELTEPEVYNLNKYFNGNHFEQKQEYMNWAFIRVDK is encoded by the coding sequence ATGATATTACCTTCTAATTACGATAGGCTGGATTTTAATAAGCTTTATAAGGAGCAAAGAACAAATAGCTCTTTTATTAGGAAATCAGTAGCCAAATGGGACGTTAAGGCAGCAAGCTTTAGCGAGAGCGTACTTAAGAGCGACTATGTTAAAGACTTTATCTCAAGAGTCGATTTTGATGGCGCAAGAACGCTTCTTGATTTCGCATGCGGTGCCGGAGCATTAAGCATAGCTGCAGCAAATAAGGTAGATAAAATTTACGGTTATGATTTTTCGTCGAAAATGCTAGAATTCGCAGAACAAAACTCTCGGGATTTTAATTGTAAAAATATTGAATTCGCGCAAAAAGCATTCGAAGACGACTTTAGCGACATACCTGAGTGCGATATTACATTTGCATCTCGTTGCCTTGACGTAGATGACTTAAAACAAGCCCTAGAGAAATTACTTTCAAAGACGAAAAAAGCCCTTTATATTACTTTTAAGGTCGGTAGTTTCATTAATGAAGACGTTTTAAATGCTCTTGGGAGCAACATTGAAAAAAGACCAGACTTTATATATTTAATAAATATTTTATTCCAAATGGGATATCTTCCAAAGCTAGAGTATATACAAACTTCATGCGGTGACGGAATACCTGAAACTATCGACGATCTTGTTAAAAAAATACAATGGGGACTTTCGAGAGAGCTTACGGAGCCGGAAGTTTATAATCTCAATAAGTACTTTAACGGCAACCACTTTGAGCAAAAACAAGAATATATGAACTGGGCTTTCATAAGAGTAGATAAATGA